In Lacibacter sp. H375, one DNA window encodes the following:
- a CDS encoding NACHT domain-containing protein, giving the protein MVKDFLELFKVYAKIIGLEEDQTNRIVFLLLLIIVLMGVVSTIYVTLKRIVSYYWNRRNNKDLHPFFSYTDVKKATKFYISTKYQNISPSEDEEPTRRYIASAKDKLMPLFLKKVFPYGKTDNKYYLLLADSGMGKTTFLINLYIEYKNRFRWLFSKKAFDIKLIPIWHHDATKYIEKVKDPENTILLLDAFDESTAAQKNYFLTLKNILLKVSSFRLIIITCRTQFFPSQKEEPHETGYFTAGEKGEYYFQKLYISPFDDKDVNKYLKNRFPYIWQRNKYLKAKDIARRCPNLLIRPMLLNHIEEIMEDKIEFEFTFQIYDALISSWIRRESKKTGIKEKYKSEKNFIRLLIDFSEKFSINLYQKSNERDGYYLPQSENFAEGELRLEEFDDTSNSQMEDIDKKSKSLLTRNANGDYRFSHKSILEYFLAKAIFDKHLSYHEFNFTAMDMVKLFHKEMLIHKLSGMQGNIAYHKTYLTKQQQTNLESLNIKRITDVKTLTVKDVGSIQLEQFSIFNKLEKLLLLDEVIMKDVYQIYVRSHLYFLHLNEQIEQQILPKGRKEIWENSFNILEENQLIALKRHLQHFGLNKTKKLLKELNITITDEMKNTYNLNESKILENVDITKLKKANKFIEEAYNLMERLPNTEIIF; this is encoded by the coding sequence ATGGTAAAGGACTTTTTAGAGTTATTTAAAGTATATGCCAAAATTATTGGACTAGAGGAAGACCAGACAAATAGAATCGTATTCCTGCTCCTACTAATAATAGTATTAATGGGAGTTGTAAGCACAATATATGTTACGCTAAAAAGAATAGTTTCATATTATTGGAATAGAAGAAACAACAAAGACTTACACCCCTTCTTCTCTTATACAGATGTAAAAAAAGCAACAAAGTTTTACATTTCCACCAAGTATCAAAATATATCGCCTTCTGAAGACGAAGAACCAACCAGACGTTACATTGCCTCTGCTAAAGACAAATTGATGCCTCTTTTTTTAAAAAAAGTTTTCCCTTATGGCAAAACTGACAATAAATACTATTTGTTACTTGCTGACTCCGGAATGGGAAAAACAACTTTCTTAATAAATCTATATATCGAATATAAAAATAGATTCCGTTGGCTGTTTTCAAAAAAAGCATTTGACATAAAGTTGATACCAATATGGCATCATGATGCCACCAAATACATTGAAAAAGTGAAAGACCCTGAAAATACAATTCTCTTACTTGACGCTTTTGATGAGTCTACGGCCGCACAAAAAAACTATTTCCTTACACTAAAAAATATTCTCTTAAAAGTATCATCTTTTAGGTTGATTATAATCACATGTCGAACTCAGTTCTTTCCCTCACAAAAAGAAGAACCACACGAAACAGGATACTTTACTGCTGGCGAGAAAGGCGAATATTATTTTCAAAAATTATACATTTCGCCATTTGATGATAAGGATGTGAATAAATATCTAAAAAACCGTTTCCCTTATATCTGGCAACGGAATAAATACCTTAAAGCCAAAGACATTGCACGAAGATGCCCTAACTTGCTTATCAGACCTATGCTTCTTAACCATATAGAAGAGATTATGGAAGATAAGATTGAGTTTGAGTTCACATTTCAAATATATGATGCACTTATTAGTAGTTGGATTAGAAGAGAATCTAAAAAAACTGGCATTAAAGAAAAATATAAATCTGAGAAAAATTTCATCCGTCTTCTTATAGATTTTTCGGAAAAATTCTCCATTAATCTGTATCAGAAAAGTAATGAAAGAGATGGCTATTATTTGCCACAATCTGAAAATTTTGCGGAAGGAGAATTAAGATTAGAAGAGTTCGATGATACTTCAAATTCTCAGATGGAAGATATTGACAAAAAAAGCAAATCACTATTAACAAGAAATGCGAACGGAGATTATCGATTTTCGCATAAATCTATACTTGAATACTTTTTAGCTAAGGCCATTTTTGATAAGCATTTATCCTACCATGAATTCAATTTTACTGCAATGGACATGGTTAAGCTATTTCATAAAGAAATGCTTATTCATAAACTTAGCGGCATGCAAGGCAATATTGCATACCATAAAACATATCTGACAAAACAGCAGCAAACAAATTTAGAAAGCTTAAACATTAAAAGAATTACAGATGTTAAAACACTTACAGTCAAAGATGTTGGAAGTATTCAACTAGAGCAGTTTTCTATTTTCAATAAATTAGAGAAACTACTATTACTTGATGAAGTGATAATGAAAGATGTTTATCAAATTTACGTTAGGTCGCACTTATACTTTTTGCATTTAAATGAGCAGATAGAGCAGCAAATTCTTCCAAAAGGCCGTAAAGAAATTTGGGAAAATAGTTTTAATATTTTAGAAGAAAATCAATTAATTGCCCTTAAGCGTCATCTACAACATTTTGGCTTGAATAAAACTAAGAAACTATTAAAAGAGTTAAACATCACAATTACTGATGAAATGAAGAACACATACAACTTAAATGAATCCAAAATACTGGAGAACGTAGATATAACT